The following is a genomic window from Xenopus laevis strain J_2021 chromosome 2L, Xenopus_laevis_v10.1, whole genome shotgun sequence.
ttcacaatacatATTGGCCCCCAAAAAATCAAATACTTGGATGTAGAAGTGACCCTCATGGATAAATCATTTGTAACTAACCTCTACAccaaaataaaacagataaaaacaaCATGCTACATAAAACAAGTCTTCATGAACGATACAATGAGCAGGCAGacattttaataaacacatttagaGGAAGGGGGTACCATAAGGAGGAACTTTTTAAGTATAAATTTGAAATTGgagaaaaagctaaaaaaaaacatacgccGAGCAGAACAGAAGGATGCAAAGGAACAGAGTATAACATATCACTACGTTTGGACATtcacaatgtttaaataaaataataaggaaATACTGGTTAATATTGCAAAAAGATAAAACTGTTCAAAGGTTCCCCCGCTTTtgttacaaaaaaggaaaaagcatAGGGGAAACAGTAATGCGAGCAGACataaagaaaattgtaaaaaggTGATTAGTCAGAGGAAAAGTGTAGTAAAAATCTATCTACTAAGTGTAGTAAATGGTATTATCAGAGTAAACCACCTGGGCATGGGCGAGATAGGTTTGGTTGGATGTGAAGCCTAACTTGCATTTTAATTGGAAAGTTGGATTTTCAATGGCACCAATTTAAAATGAGATGTTTTATGGATAATTTATTAATACTTTCATTCGGGATGCATCTAGTATTATGATTCAGATGAGTGTTAGTGCTCAGTGTGGCTGCTGAGTTGCAATATACTCTGACACCACAGAATGGTCTATGACTACTAAAATCAGACAATCcttatataaaatactgtattttatagatTGTCTAAAACAAATTCCTCTTTCACCAGGAACCAACAGTATCTATGATGCAAAATTCCACAGATCCACATCCGGCATATTTCACCCTTGGATACGGACAGCTCACATCTATACGATACTTCTACTGTTTATTGGTGTTGGTGGGATTCTTGCTGAACGCTGTGTCCAATAGTGTGATTATCCATGCTGTGATGATACACAAAACATTACACGAaccactttatatatttattagcgCTTTGAGTTTCAATGGAATATTGGAAAGTATGTCCTTTTACCCCAGTATTTTGGCCGCCTTGGTCTACAAAGTCCAGACAATCTCCTACTCATTTTGCTTGCTGCAAGCATTTCTATTTCTTCTTTATGGATGCTTTGAGATGATGACACTATCAGCCATGGCGTTTGACCGTTATGTGTGCATCTGTAACCCTCTGAGATACAACAACATCATGTCCCTCTCAACTGTGTACAAAATAATTGGGGGAAGCTGGACTTATTCCAATGTAGCCTTTACTATTCACATGCTATTGACCTACAGGCTCCCTTTGTGTGGAGCAGAAATATTAAAGATCTACTGTGACAACTGGTCAATAGTGAGACTTTCTTGCATTGATACCACCAGCAACAATGTCTTTGGACTTTTTAATctttctatatttgtatttttggcCCTAGCATTAATAATGTTCTCCTATATTGAGATTCTCAGGGTTTGTGCAAGATCTTCACAAGCTGTCATTGCTAAAGCCTTGCAGACCTGCACTCCTCAGCTGATAACCACCATCAACTTAGCAACTGGTGCCATTTTTGATATATTGCTCTATAGGTATATCCCTACAATTGTTCCTTATGGGTTTCGTATCTTCATGTCCATGCAATTCCTTGTGGTGTCTCCCATTCTGAATGCTTTTGTTTATGGGCTAAAAATGACAAAGTTAAGAGAAAAAATACTTCAGTCCTTTCATCTCAAAAGGATTACAGGGAACACCTTAAACATGAAGAAGTCAGGCATTATACAATAGGGCGAATAGGTAGAAACCTGGTTAAAGAAGAAGCATGCTCCACCAGATGCATCTAGTTCAACAGGACAATCCTGATTTCACCAATCACTCTTATATCTTAGATCCACTAACCATGAGGGACCCCTGTAGCAAGGTAATATCATAGTTGAggcctacagatgaagccacttggatttgtgagttaaatgcgtcatgactcagagttaattgaagaaactgtgttatctaaagttatcttatctcatttaatgcatttaaccttttcattagcataccaaagcaccattgttcacaatggtgaatgctttaattagatgggatgttgtgacacagttttctgtgttaaatgagataaatgggatatctgtgtttagttattctgtgtcaaacagacaaaccaaagtggctgcatctgtatgtgtaGAACACTTCCAGTAATCAAAATAAGAGCTCCTTTCAAGGCTACAGTATGTGAGCCATCAACCACATGATTCAACACAAAATGGTATTATTTATACCCAACATACAGACCAACAGGTTCATTAACTTGCTGTGGAAGTAACCTTTTTTGCACCTAAAGGGTCTTATCCACTTTCAGCATCTATTAAAACCATGaaatagcaataataaattataacaatataatacacaaaagctatgaatatcttgtaaattatatctttataaacgatgagttctgatgtcatcagttataaacggtgagttctgatgtcatttctgtcacatgactcacttaaatttgtgtattataataaatgaagtacccccagttgcaaaatatgaggatattagaagttaactcagagttccatgacctgtataaaaacactctgccatatatattataacatcTACTcctactctaagggggttatttatcaaagtccgaatgccaaaaactccaaaaaaaattgttttttttaactataaaatccgaatttttaatggaaaaaaaaccttgaatttttcaggttttattaTACCTGAggaagtcagaatctgaaaatctggcatgttagaactgccaaggttgtatataagtcaattttcagaagtcccgaagatatcctgatttgtgcTGGGTGTTGTGCAATAAGATGTAGTGGATTTCTAgcagaaatcaaaaaaaaaatctgagatatTAGGTGGAAAATACCAAAAATTTGTACTATTTGATTTTTTCCCAATCTTTCCTGTTTTTTCCCCTACACagaaaatttttggaaaaatgtcttgataaataagggggaaaaaggatttggtcagagtagttatCAGAAAATACTCTGAAATatttttgataagtaacccccttattCTAGAGACCCAGTTAAACACTGGTTACACCACAGATCCCATAGTCATAGGGAACCCACAGAGCAAGATAATGTCATAGTGTAAACATATTTGTAGAGATCATCCAGTGATTAAAACAAGTGGTATGACATTTATGGAAGATGATTTGCACAACCAATTATATAAAATGTGCTCTGTATAATAAGGATTCCAGTTTTGAGCTATATGTAACCTTTTCTTGGTGATAGGGCAATAGGCCTTGAAACTGTGCTAGCGACGGCcttttttgctagcaaattgtcatctacacctgttagtaaattggcggtATCCCTATGTATGGGTTTTTCTGTCGAATCTTTGCTATCAACAGCCACTTCtccgcttagtaaatctgccgctATTTATTATCTTCCAAGAGCCCCAATTgggaaggcctatttatcaaaattattaaTTGTGTAactttagagggtttttttctgtttcaaataaattcatttaaaaaaatgaaatatttgcttgtttttttaaaaaatcagaacatataaaaaaactcaattcaataaAATTGGGtctacaagctaaaaaaaattgaaagacaCTTACaagaaaaaacacttaaaatttgACTTAGACAGCTCCCACAGACTATGAATTTTGcagctttaaattttttttttgtatttatagctTAATAATACAAGTCTGTAAGATTTAACACAACAATCTTGAACTATGGTAAGAACacaacatctaggggcacatttatcaagggtcgaatatcagggttaattaaccctcaaattcgaccctcgaagttaaatccttcgaattcgaatatcaaattcgaaggattttgcgcataTACTTCGTTCGATCaattgaagtaaaaatcttttgatggaacgataaaatcctttgaatcaaacgatttgaaggatttgaatcgatcgatcgaaggatttgaatcgattgatcgaacgatttttctttgatcaaaaaaagcttaagaaagtaatggggaaggtccccataggctatcattgtacctcggtaggtttaaactaccgaagtatgtagtcgaagttttaattaaagagacagtactttgactatcgaatggtcaaatagtcaaacgatttttagtttgaatcgttcgagtcgaagtcgaaggtcatagtagcctattcgatggtcgaagtacccaagaaaatacttcaaaattcgaagtttttttatattcgaatccttcactcgagcttagtaaatctgccccctaatgttgataaatcagccctccAGTATTGAGAGAGATACTGActcctttttcattaaaaaaagcacTCATCAAAGGTGCCCTCTTTCCCCTCTATTATTGAATCTTGctttaaagtcaaagtaaactttattgtagagccactattaatttattttaaaaaatctacatTATTTCAAGTGGTAAGGATCAATGGTTTAGAAAAAAAGTTATCAGTTTTGAATACTGAATAACCTTTCATCTCTCTGTTGGGGTTCCTTAAGCTTCTGTTTTATACCCCAAATTATTCTCTTTGTATGCCGCCTCTCTTGGCCAAATAATCCATTGATATGTTTTCCAATGCCACCTCTATGCTTATTATACTCATATATATCATCAATTTTAACCCAGATTCCTTAACTTGAGTCTCTTAAATCTTGTCATTTAAACTCAAATCTCCCAGCACTGCCTTAAAGGATATGATATTAAAtctttactgttctcaatttattcccttaaggagtaaatgtagaagcactaagaaacACGCTATGTGGTTTAATATAGAAGTAACAAGGTTAATAGAAAAGTCGGTTggggcagaagctgcatttaattaatataaacagtataaaagcaatccagaaggcaaagataggaaatgaagaGCATAATGCGGCTGAGGGTACAGGTAagtctaaccccaaaaagttttttgaagtataataataatagtaaaaagatgcgggttcaGAGTGTTGttcttttaaataatggtaccagtatggttgtaacagatacagaaaaggtaaatgtactaaatcagttattttgtgtataaaattgaggagtctgagttcccaggcttacttcatagctgcaatgttggctcagctcagtctagtcagtggcggactcaggatatgattcataacgctttaaaaaaaatgaatgtaaacaaggcgctAGGGCTAGCTGGCATACATCCCcgtttctaagagagcttagttaaggtttagactggcccctatttccgattttctcagattcacttttatctggtatggtacctttggattggagaaaagctgatgtccttccaatatttaaaaagggattacgatctcagcctggcaattataggcctatAAATGTGGCATCTGTGGTGGGTAATttatttgaagacttgttaagggatcacattcaaaacgTTGTCCTAGAGAattgcattatgagcagcaatcagcatggctttataaagtgcaagtcatgtcagacaaatttgatctttttttatgataaggtaagtaagatgctggatagtgggggggcaatCTTTAGATTCacagttgataaatgtaaagtcatgcacctgggatgtaaaaatatccacttctacccttaatgggactgcactaggcaaatccataatggataTCAAATAAGATCCAATGGAGAGTTAAGTCAATGCAAttaagttttacatttatttgtagatTTAGAAAACACCCCTCTATACAGTACATCCATTCCACATGATGAAGGAATACATTATTTAGACAAAATCTCCCACATAACTTGATCTAGTTGGCCTGGTAGTTGTGGGGCATTAAAGCCAAGTGTTTCTATTGAAGACGGGGTTCAGGACAGGCTCATAAAATCTCCCACCATTCAAGCCCAGAGCATgatgcccagtggcgtaacttgatAGTACTGGGCCTcacaggaaattatttttcaggcccccaaaatgtctagaggttgacctgttaaaattgctcattaattagggccttgatGGGGCCCCTATAGCTTCTTCTGCAGCgtctgcatcctctgtagttaccccctgATGACGGCTCATTACTAAACAAAACAGTGGTTGTAAAATACCGCAGAGCAGTGACTAATTCTCTTTAAAATGGAAATCTGTTCCTCTATCTAAATCTGCTGATGGGAAAATTTGTGCAACATCGATGACCTGCGACAAGAAGAAACTTGTATGTACAGCTATGTGGCTAAACACTGCCCCACTTGTTCATCCAATGCCTTCACTCAATTTACAATATATCAATGGAAAGCTTGGGATGAGATCTTTTTGTTTGCAAGAAATGTGAGTGCCAATATGTGGGAtgctaaaaagaagaaaaagaaggcaaaagaAACCACATTACAcacctatatatacatacagtatatacagttagtgatgggcgaatttattcaccaggcgcaaattcgcagtgaattcctgCGGATCATCGgcgacgaataaatttgcgaaaccaccaGAAagattttttggacgccggcatcaaaaacgagccGCCAGCGCTGTTTCgaaaatttttcaccgtttcgtgaattttgcaggaaattcacaaatttgatgGTGAAACgacccaaatttgcccatcactatatacaatatacacgttatatttttattattaattattacctTTATATCTCAGCTGGGAACTTCCTGTTATTAGCCCATGAGTAAATGCCAgaagacacgaaacgcgtaaggcttccTTTTTGCACATGTTTAcagaaccaacccctttaataaagtttgAGCCCTAGAAATTCTTGATGTGACAATCATGCTGCTTATTTATCCTTCATATCTGTGTTATATATTATTCCACTTATTTATCTTGAATAGATGGGTAAAAAAATAAGATCTACTGTTATACtaaacaaatgaagaaaaaagcTGTATGAAATGAGTAtatgcttataatttacagtacaaTTACAAATGTAATACCCATAAAATAGGGGTTTACTTTCTGACCTTCttgattaatgtttttttaaaggttaaacaATACCAAGATTTATGAAGGTGAAATATGATATCCAGacaaattgtataatttttttttcgatAGTAAtcgtccaaaaaaaacaaaacacatttttagaggttttagagatttttaaaaaattggattgttcAGTACATTTTTCCATTCGTATTTtcttatattcagatcttttactTTAATGGAATTCgggattttagagaaaattcatTTAAGCTTGTTTTCAAAGAGCTCTCATTCCACTATAATTTAACCTTTCATAAATGGAGTTCTGTAAGATATGTCCCATCTGACACCCATAAAACTTTTTCACCCCATGACTCTCTATAAAAGTCTATAAAATCTTCTATCAGATAAATTCCCAAATAATGATCTTatatatcaaaatttgaatttgtgtaaggttaaatgtttttcccacttcgaataaacttttttaaaaaatttgaatgcttgcttattaattaaaaaatcagaatacaaaatatttgtctgaaaaaaatcacaattcgaatatctttaatttttattcgATTTAAGATTCCAAAAACTCTCATTGAAAAAAAGCCTTAAATTTTCCATAGTCGGCTCCCAATGTTTTCTACATGAATTTTAGAATGAATAAAGTTGAACATTCCAGGTTTACAAATTTTATATACTTCATAAATATCATATGTATGAGTCTTTTACTGCATAATTCATATTTGTGAGCTTTAGTGCAAGAAAATTTGATTCACAGAAGAAAAACGAATTAGAGGTTCAGGCCTCCTTAGAAACCACAGCATTTAAGTTATGTTCCTGAGCTAAACCACCTTCCTTGGGACAGGAACCGTGCCCCAATTGTGCCTTGAATTTCTCAGGCTCTTTATTTCATGTAAAAGTTtgggatccaatatccggaaacccattatcaaaatgactggaagaccatctcccattgactccattttaatccaataactttttcctttttctctgtaatagtaaaacagtactttgtacttgatcctaactaagatataattaatccttgttggaggcaaaaaccagcctattgggtttcattaatgtttaaattatttgtagaAGCCTTAAGATATGGTGAGCAgtttggataacaaatcccatatctgtattttctTTACATATGCATTAACccctgtatgttttattttttgtggtatatGTAGATCTGTTTGCTGGGACAGTGAATGACTCACACAAGGACCCCTACATATCAACTGAGATGACACCTTCCAAACTCCCCATCAATCACAATCAGCTATAAAGTCCCTCATCTTTACCCcatacaaaaacaataataaaaatatttacccaGAAGGGGAAAATTTTGCATCCATTAGTGGCTTGGGTTTGGCATCTTAACTTAAAGTTGTAGTAAATGGTATTAGCAGAGTAAACCACCCTTGCAAGGGAGAAATAGTCTTGGTTAGATGTGAGCCTAACTTTGGGAGATGTTTTAtggataatttattattaatacttAAATTTGATATGTAACCGGTATTATGGTTCAGATGAGTGTTAGTGCTCAGTGTGGCTGCTGAGTTGCAATAAGCTCTGACACCACACTATTAAAAGCAGTCAATTCttataaaaaatactgtattttatggaTTGTATAAAACAAATTTCTCTTTCACCAGGAACCAACAGTAACCATGATTGCACAAAATTCCACAGATCCACATCCGGCATATTTCACCCTTGGATATATATATGGATGATTATACACACAACATTAAACTAACcactttatgtatttattagcGCTTTGAGTTTTAATGGAATTATTGAAAGGGTGTCCTTTTACCCCAGTATTTTGACTGCCTTGGTCTACAAAGTCCAGACAATCTCCTACTCATTTTGCTTGCTGCAAGCATTTTTACTTCTGGTCTATGGATGCTTTGAGATGATGACGCTAGCAGCGATGGCGTTTTTACCGTTATGTGTGCATCTGTAACTCTCTGAGATACAACAACATCATGTCCCTCTCAACTGTGTACAAAATAATTGGGGGAAGTTGGACTTATTCCATTGTAGCCTTTGGTACTCACTTGCTATTGACCTACAGGCTCCCTTTGTGTGGAGCAGAAATATTAAAGATCTATTGTGACAACTGGTCAATAGTGAGACTTTCTTGCATTGATACCACCAGCAACAATGTCTTTGGACTTTTTAATCTTTCTACATTTGTACTTTTGGCCCTAGTTTTAATAATGTTCTCCTATATTGAGATTCTCAGGGTTTGTGCACGATCTTCACAAGCTGTCATTGCTAAAGCCTTGCAGACCTGCACTCCTCAGCTGATAACCACCATCAACTTAGCAACTGgtgccattttttatatattcctcTATAGGTATATCCCTACAATTGTTCCTTATGGGTTTCATATCTTCATGTCATTGCAATTCCTTGTGGTGTCTCCCATTTTGAATGCATTTGTTTATGGGCTAAAAATGATACTTCAGTCCTTTCATCTCAAAAGGATTACAGGGAACACCTTAAATATGAAGAAGTCAGGCATTATACAATAGGGCGAATAGGTAGAAACCTGGTTAAAGAAGAAGCATGCTCCACCAGATGCATCTAGTTCAACAGGACAAGCCTGATTTCAAAAAACCACACTTATATCTTAGATCCACTAACCATGAGGGACCCCTGTAGCAAGGTAATATCATAGTTGAGGCCTATGTGTAGAGGCCTTCCAGTAATCAAAATAAAAGCTCCTTCCCAGGCTACAGTGTGTGAGTCATCAACCCCATGATTCAACACAAAATGGTATTATTTATACCCAACATACAAACCTACAGTTCATTAACTTGCTGTGGAGGGTAACCCATTTTGCACCTAAAGGGTCTTATCCACTTTGAGCATCTATTAAAACCGtcaaaaagcaataataaa
Proteins encoded in this region:
- the LOC108710071 gene encoding olfactory receptor 51I2 produces the protein MMQNSTDPHPAYFTLGYGQLTSIRYFYCLLVLVGFLLNAVSNSVIIHAVMIHKTLHEPLYIFISALSFNGILESMSFYPSILAALVYKVQTISYSFCLLQAFLFLLYGCFEMMTLSAMAFDRYVCICNPLRYNNIMSLSTVYKIIGGSWTYSNVAFTIHMLLTYRLPLCGAEILKIYCDNWSIVRLSCIDTTSNNVFGLFNLSIFVFLALALIMFSYIEILRVCARSSQAVIAKALQTCTPQLITTINLATGAIFDILLYRYIPTIVPYGFRIFMSMQFLVVSPILNAFVYGLKMTKLREKILQSFHLKRITGNTLNMKKSGIIQ